GATGTAGTCACGGGTACCCTCTCCCAGAGAGGTCAACAATATCACGGCAAAGACACCGATTGCGATTCCCAGTGCGGAAAGGCCGGATCTCAACCTGTGCCCTCTCAGGGCACCAATGACATAGCGGGAAAGTTCCAGGATATCCACCCTACCTCCTGGCCAGTGCCGTAACCGGTTCCAGGCGGCTGGCCCGTACGGCCGGCCATGCCCCGAAAATTACTCCGACCCCGATGGAGAGAAGGAGCGCGGAAAGAACGCCCCAGATCGGCGGGTTCGCAGGAAAACCGGGATAGAAAGCCATAAAGATCCGTATCCCTGCAATACCGGCCCCCAGGCCCAGCAATCCTCCCAGAAGGGAGAGCATGACGGCATCCAGGAGAAAGACTCCCATGATCTGCCGGCGGAATGCCCCCAGGGCCTTAAGGAGACCAATCTCCGTTCTCCGTTCTGTCACAGAAATCAACATCACATTCATGATCCCGATCCCCGCCACCCCGAGAGAGATGGAGGCAATGGCAACCAGGGCGAGGGTCAGGGCGTTGAGGATCGATGAAAAGGCCGTCAGGACCGCGTCCTGGGTAATCACCGTGATGTCTTCGACCCGATGGCGATCCTTCATCAGCTTCAATACGTCCTTTTTCGCCGCGGCCATCTCGCCCGCCGACCGCACTTCCAGAAGGACACGGAAGAGGGTGGTACGGTTGAAAATCTGCATGGCCGTGCGCACCGGTACGATAACCACGTCATCCATATCGAATCCAAGTGACCGCCCCTTGGGGGCCAGTACACCCACAACCCTGAATCTCCATGTGCCGATCCGTACGATTTTTCCCAGAGGACTTTCGGGTCCGAACACTTCGTGGGCCACCTTGGTACCAAGGACGACTTCCGTCCCTCCCTGATCGGGATCTCCCGGAGAGAGAAACCGTCCGGACTGTATTTCCAGGCGCCGGATCGGCAGAAGTTCGCTTGTAGAACCCAGGATGGGGACCGATCGTGCCCGCGAACCGTATCGAACCTTTTCGGTGGCAACACAAACCGGAGCTCCGCTTCGTACAAGCGGCAGCCGGGTTCGCATCGTGACATAGTCATCGATGGTAAGGTCGTGGGTGGTGCCCCCGTAGGGTGCGGCGCCCGATGTCTCCACCTTACCGGGTAAGACGATCAGCAGGTTGCTCCCAAGGCTCATGAATTCCTGCGTTACATAACGCCGAGCACCCTCCCCCAGCCCCGTAAGAACGATCACCGCTGCGACACCCACTCCCATTCCGAGCAGGGTCAAGGCTGTACGTAATCGATGGCTTGTGATGGAGGAAAGGGAAAACCGGAATC
This region of Thermoanaerobaculia bacterium genomic DNA includes:
- a CDS encoding ABC transporter permease, which codes for MFFFDGFRFSLSSITSHRLRTALTLLGMGVGVAAVIVLTGLGEGARRYVTQEFMSLGSNLLIVLPGKVETSGAAPYGGTTHDLTIDDYVTMRTRLPLVRSGAPVCVATEKVRYGSRARSVPILGSTSELLPIRRLEIQSGRFLSPGDPDQGGTEVVLGTKVAHEVFGPESPLGKIVRIGTWRFRVVGVLAPKGRSLGFDMDDVVIVPVRTAMQIFNRTTLFRVLLEVRSAGEMAAAKKDVLKLMKDRHRVEDITVITQDAVLTAFSSILNALTLALVAIASISLGVAGIGIMNVMLISVTERRTEIGLLKALGAFRRQIMGVFLLDAVMLSLLGGLLGLGAGIAGIRIFMAFYPGFPANPPIWGVLSALLLSIGVGVIFGAWPAVRASRLEPVTALARR